ACCTGGCTATCAAACCGGACGGCGGTTTGACCGGCGTGGTGGCCGACGCCTCGGCGCAATAAGCGCTCACGCCGGTGGCGTTATAGGCCCGGACCCGGTAATAATATGCCGTGCCATCAATCAAATCAACAGAGGCAAAGGCCAGGCTATCAGGCCCAACCGTGGCAATTTCGCTGAATGACCCGGCCGCGCCGGCTTTTCGTTCTATTTTATAACCGGATTCGCTACCGGAATTATCCGACCAGGAAATATTCACCTGCGAATAAGATACAACCGTAGCGCTTAAACCGGATGGCGGACTGATTATGGTCGAGGCATCAACCGTTTCGGAATAAGCGCTGTCTCCGGTGGCGTTATAACAACAAATCTTGTAATAATAAGTTATACCGTCAGCCAGGTCGGTATCGAAGTAAGAATTTATATTAGCCGTGGCTATAGTGGTGATGGGCGCGTAAAAACCGCCGGTTCCGGTCTTTCGTTCTATCCTGAACCCAGTTTCGCTGTTGGAGTTATCAGTCCAAGACAGGTTTATCTGAGACGCAGAAACGGCATTGGCGGCTAATCCCGAAATCGGATTAATCGGGGTGGTTGCATTAGCCTCATTGGTATAAGCACTGTTATCCGTGGTGTTATAGGATTTTATCTGGTAATAATAAACGGTTCCGTCAATCAAGCCGCTCGTGTCAGAGAACGAAATCACGTTAGCCATGGCCTGGGTAATTTCGCCGTAGGTCCCGTTCAAGCCGGTCTTCCTTTCAATCCTGAATCCTGATTCATTATTGGAATTATCCGTCCAGGCCAGGTCAATCCGGGATGAAGATACTTGGTTGGCTACCAAAACTGACGGTGTATTAAGCGGGATGGCCGGGCTGGCTTCGTTGGAATAAGAGCTCTCACCGGTGGCATTGTAAGCACTGACGCGGTAATAATACGTCATGCCATCCAATAAACCGGTATCCGATAATAAAACAACATTGCTTCCCGCGACAGTAGTAATAACCGAATAAGAACCGGCAATACCAGACTTGCGCTCTATTTTATATCCGCTTTCGGTGGCCGAATTATCCAACCAGGTCAAATCAATCTGGCTGGAAGAAACGACATTCGTACCCAGCGAGGACGGCGCCAATATCGGCGTCGGTGTGCATGTCTCATTGGAATAAGAGCTTTCGCCGTAAGCGTTAAAAGTCTTGACGCGATAATAGTAACCGGTTCCGTCAATCAGGCCAATATCTGAAAAAGTGGTAATGTCGGCAGAGGCGATGGTCGTAAGGACAGTATAATCAGCATCAATAGCCGTTTTACGCTCGATTTTAAAGCCCGCTTCATTGCCGGAGTTATCGGTCCAACTGATATCAATCTGCGTTGAAGAGATAACGGTAGTTGTCAGGTTAGTCGGGATGTTTACCGGGATTATCAGAATATCGTTAGAATAAGCGCTGTCGCCGGTGGCGTTGAATGATTTGACTCGATAATAATAAGTTGATTCCGGCGTTACGCCGGTATCTGAATATACCGTATTATCCGGGGAAAGATTGGCGCAAAGGGTATAGTTAACACCGTCGTTAGAACGCTCCAGAATAAAACCTTCCTCAATTTTAGCCGTATCCGCCCATTGAAGGTCAATTCTCGATTCGGAAACGGCCACGGCACTGAGCGAAATCGGCGGGTTCGGATTGGGCAGTTGGCCGCTACTGCCGGTGGAAATGCCGTATTGCTCGCAGAATCCGCCGTAACCGATGGCGACTATTAATGCCAGCATCAAGCCGATACCGATTTTAGTCGTATACATAGCTATTTAATTATGGCGCGGGCGTCCAGGTGACCTTATCCAACCAACCACAGTCAGAACCATATACGCCAAAATAACCTCTAAAATATGACCATTTGAAAGTATGCTTTTTTGCACTGGAGAATGTGTATTGTTCAGGCGTTATATTCCAATCCACCTCTCCGCTAATACTATTTTGCCATGAACCATCTACATAAAATCCAAGGTAATTATCAGTCGTTCCTGACGAAACCTTCCAGTGAAAAGTCAGGGTGCCCTTGCCGTTAACAGACATTTCTATCCAGGAGCTCTGAGCATCGGTAATGACACCACTCCGAGCCGCATCGCCACCGTAGTATGACTCAACAACCTGGCTGAACCAGTTAGCATAGCCACCGGTAATAAAATTTAAAGTAGGCGCGTCTACCGCATCGCCTAAAGCAACAGAAGACGTAATGCCCAAGACTTCATTAGAATAAAAACTGTAATCAGTTCCTTTATAGGTTCGAACGCGGTAATAATAGGTCGCGCCTTCAGCCAGTCCGGTATCATTATAGGTGCTTAGAACTTTAACATAAGCTTTAAGAGATACTAAGTAGTTATTATCGGTCCAGGTTAATTTATCCGTAGTGCCTGTAATCTCACCTGATATATAACTTATTAGACCGCCAGTTTCGTCCGCATCTACCTGTGTTGCAGAACCGCTTATTGCCAAACCGATATAGTCGCCCGCCTGAACAGCAATAGCAGGGGAACTATATCTGTAGCTTCCTTGCCCCGAAACAGAGCACCAATTAGATTGCCCAACCAAATCCCACGAAGCTCCATTATCACGGAATACTTTGAGCCTAATGCTACCACCAGATTGGGTTAAATATACGTCAAAGTAATCAATATTTCCGGCGGCAGTAATCTGGCTGGTCCTATTTATAAAAGTAGTCGTGGTGGCGCCGCCCATACTCCCGCTGATACAGGATGCACGATCAATAACAGTATTCCCAGCAGCTATATAATTATTTGCTCCAACCGAAGCTATTTCTGAATATGTTCCATCAATACCGGTCTTGCGCTCTATTTTAAACCCTGATTCTGTATTTGAATTATCGGTCCAGGAAAGATTGATTTGGCTGTTGGAGGCGGTTTCGGCCACCAGCAAAGAAGGCGCGCTGATAAGGGTTTTGGCGAATACAACATTGGAATAAACGCTATCACTGATACCGTTATAAGCCTTAATACGGTAATAATAAGTGTAGTACTCGGAAAGGCCGGTATTGTTATATAATGTAGAGTTTATTGCTGGAGAGGTATATAGGGACCAGGTAATGCCCTCATAAGAGCGTTCCAATCTAAAACCACCTTCATTATTGGCATTGTCCGCCCAGGTCAGGTTAATCTGGGATGAGGATATGGCGGTTGCCGAAAGCGCCGTCGGCGCCGCCGGAGGCACGCCGACCTGGGCCGGTAGATTCCTGCTTGTAGTGTCACCCAAACCCAACTGCCCGTTACTATTGTATCCCCATCCCCATAAAGTCCCGTCTGATTTTATGGCCATGCATTGAGTACTAGAAGTATGGGTTGCAATATAAACCCAATTAGTATCAGTTCCAACCTGGGTTGGAACATATCGATTTGTTGAATCGCCAAGGCCTAATTGATAGTATACATTATCTCCCCATGTCCAGATAGTTCCGTTGGATTTCAATGCTAAAGAATGTTCATTGCCTGCTCTTATAGATGCCCAATTTGTGTCAACCTCTATCTGGGCTGGAGAAAGTCTTTCCCACACTGATGAACCGGCGCCTAATCGGCCGTCATATGCTCCTGAACCCCATGAATAAATGCTGCCGTTTGTTTTTATACCCAGCGTATGGGCCCCTCCAAGTGAAACCGCAGCCCAATCTGTGTCACTGCCTGTCTGAATAGGAGACGTTTTATAAGAACTATAGTAACCCAGACCTAACTCATAATTATAGTTCATGCCCCAACCCCATATCGAACCATCGGATTTTTTTGCAAAAGAAGTGTAACCTCCGGCATTAATATAAACCCAATCATTAGCTGTCCCTATCTGGGTGGGAGAAAACTTATTAGTGGTATTTCCCAGACCTAATTGACCAAAAGTATTATAACCCCATGCCCACATTGTTCCGTTAGATTTAAGAGCCAGCGAATGCGTTCCTTTCGCGGAAATCATAACCCAATCATTAGAGGTACCGACACGTGTTGGTGTGTTTCTACTAGTTGAATCTCCAAGTCCTAACTGACCATAATAATTACCACCCCATGCCCAGAGTGATCCATCTCTCTTTAAAGCCAAGTTGCTCCCATTTCCGCCATCAACTGAAGCCCAATCTAAGGATGAACCTACCTGCGTTGGAACTAACCGATCGATAGAGTCCCCCAATCCTAATTGACCATAGTTATTAGCACCCCATGCCCATAAGGAATCGTCTGTTTTTATCGCAAGGGAATGTCCTGAAGAAACAACAGACACCCAGGTTGGTTTAGGCGTGGTTATAAATTCTTCGTTAGAATAGTTGCTATACCCGCCGCTATTATAAGCATGGACGCGATAATAATAAACAGTTTCAGCGGTCAGGCCGGTATCAAGATAATATAAGGTATTTGCGCCCACGGAAGCAATCTGGCCATAGGTTCCGGAGATTTCGGTCTTGCGCTCTATCTTAAACCCTGTTTCTATAGCAGAATTATCAGTCCAGCTAATACCAATTCTGGCTGAAGTTACAGCTGTAGCAGTAAGCGCTGACGGTGCATTAGGCGCGGTGGTAGTCGAGACCTCGCTGCAATAAGGGCTGTTGCCGTTGGCGTTATATGTCAGAACACGGTAATAATAAACCATCTCAGGGCTAAGACTGCCGTCAGCATATGTTACGATATTGGCGCTAGTAGTATCAATCTGGGAGTATGTGCCGGCTTGCCCACCGGAGGCGGATGCACGTTCTATCTTAAACCCCGATTCCGCATTGGAGTTGTCGGTCCAGGATAGATTTATCTGGGTGGCTGATATACCAGTGGCGCTTAACACCGAGGGCGCATTAGGCGCCGTAGTAACTGTGGCTTCATTGGAATATAAACTATCGCCCAGGGTATTATGGAAAGATTTAATCCGATAATAATAAGTCGTTTCGCCGTTAAGCCCGGCATCAGAATACGCGGTAATATTCATCCCGACAGTCCCGACCTGGGCGTAAATACCGCCGCTTGCCTTACGTTCTATTTTGGATCCGTTTTCCTTATTGGAATTATCAACCCAGGTCAGGCTGGTCTGGGAAATTGATATCGGGCTGGCCATCACCCCTGACGGCACATTGGGACGAGTGGAAACATAGATAACGTCTGAATTGGCATCGCCCACGCCGTTATAAGACTTCACTCGGTAATAATAGGTAATACCTTCGGTCAGGCCACTGTCGGTATAAAATGTGGCATTATGAGCAAGCGTCGCGCGCAGGTAATAGTTTATGGCATCGGTCGAGCGTTCCACTTTGAAGCCGGTTTCATTAGTGGCATTGTCCCGCCACTCCAGGCTTATCTCTGATGACGTGATAGAAACCGCAGCCAACTGCGAGGGGTTATCCGGCACGGATGTTTTGGTAACTATTTTGGACGCATAGGGGTCCTCTTCGGATTGGGCGTCAACCGCCTTAACCCAGTAATAATAGGTCGTCCCGGCCAAGGCGGTCGAATCCGTAAATGTCACAGTATTGTACGGCACCGTTCCCAGGGATGACCAGGTTATCTCGTCTGCTGAGCGCTCTACCAGAAAATTATCATTGGCCGGGGAATCGTCCTGCCAACTAAGATTTACCTGGGTGGCCGAAATAATCGTAGCCGAAAGATTGGAGGTAGTGTTGAGCTGCCTTTCGGCGTTGGAAACAACTGAAGAAGGCGCCGGCACCGCATCCTGCGAGATGACCAGATGACTGATATAACCTGACTGATCGCCTTGATTGGCCGAAATCCTCAAGGGCGAGGTGGTCAAGTTACCGCCGGTACCGTTATAAACGTTGGTCCAACCGGCATAAGCGCCGCCCTTGATTTCGTAATCGGCCCCGGTGTCCTTAAGCCGAATTATAAAATCGTATGTAGTAGCGGTTGTATAAGTCGTGGCCGGGCCGTTAGGCGTATAAGTGATGCCGTTTTCGGCAATTTCCAGACTACCCTGGTTAAAATACAAGCCGTGAATCAACTGGTCAAAATAAGGGTTGGTAATCTGGTTACCGGCCCATCCGACCATCATTCTGCCGGTCGCAGCAAATACGGTGAATTTCCCGTAAAGGGTTAAATTAAACGCCCGGTTATAACTATTGTTTGATATCAAAGCCGAATCCCAGGCCGGCGTTACATTATACAGATTCAGACCGGTATCCTGACGGATGGCGTTTTTGGAATCAATTTCAGTCCAAGCAGAGGAATCAATAGTGAAATTATAGCCGGCTACATAAGCATTGGCAATATTGCTGGCCGGGGTAGTGGAAATGCCGCCGTAGAACATCTTGATATTGGTATCGCCATTGGGCAGGGACGGTATCTTGACCCAGAAGAGGTTATCGCTCTCCTGCCAATAGATCAATTCCTCGTTCATGGTATTGTTGGTGAATCTGATATCAGCGTAATCAGACCGAACCCGGGGCGCGCCGGAATTATAGCGGGTGCTTATTTCCGTTCCTGATAATGCCCGGTTATAGACCCTGACCTCGTCTATGATACCGGCGAAGAACGAATCCCAGCCGCTGCCGTTATCCCGGCCGCCTATTCCTAATTGCCGATCGGACGGCGTGATATTGCCGGCCTGGCTGCCTCCCGGAGCGATGCTTTCCACCTCTGCGCCGTTGCGGTAGAACTTCCAGCTGGTATCGTTATGGACAAAGACCAGGTGCGACCACTGGTTAAGCGGTACGGCCTGGTTGCCGCCCCTGGCCCAGTTGCCCGGGGCTGAGGTCTCCACTGATGCCTTGAATACGCCATTATCCAGAACTATCTCATAGGATAAGTCTTTGCTTAAGATGACGGCTGAAGTGCCGTTGGCTGTGGGATAAACCCAGGCTTCGATGGTCAGGGTGCTTGTGATAATATCCAAAGTGCTCAGGTCCGGTACCGCTACACAGTCGTTTATGCCGTTGAAAGAAAGTCCATTTCCAAACTTACCGGTCACCCTGGCCGGACCGTATAATGAAGCGCTATTGCCGTTGCCGGACATATCGGCCGTGTTGGAACCGCCGTTTTCGGAGAAGTGCCATGAGCCGATCAGATTGGTGTTATCTATAAAAGCCGGGTCGCTGAACGGGCTTACGGCTACGGCGCAGTCGGTCAGCAGCCCCCCGCTGTTGGTGATGGTAATAGGCCTGACATAATTCCACAAGCCGCTTTCTGAATTTGATAACGCCGTAGTAACCGAAGTCTCGTCAGAATAGGCGCTGTTGCCGGTGCCGTTAAAAGACCTGATGCGATAGAAATAGGGGGTAAACGCAGAAAGTCCGGTATCAGAATATGCCGTTGCATTGGCGCCGATAGTGGCCACCAGTGTATAATTATTATTGGTGCTGGTCCGGCGCTCCAGCTGGAATCCGGCCTCACTGCCGGAGTTATCCGTCCAAGACAGGTCTATGCGCGAGAACGAAATAACCCTAGCGGTCAATCCTGACGGCGGGATAATGCCGGTCGTGCCGGATGTCTCGTTGGAATAAGTGCTGTCAACGGTCAGATTATAGGCGCACACCCGATAATAATAAACAGTGCCATCAACCAGATTGGTATCCAGGTAGGTGGTAACATTGGCGCCGACGGTCGAGGTTACCACCGCGTAGGTGCCGGTAATAGCCGTTTTGCGCTCTATTTTAAACCCTGTTTCACTACCGGAATTATCCACCCAGCTGAGGTCTATCTGGGATACCGACACCGACGTGGTATTCAGTTCCACCGGCGCATTGATGTAAGTGCTGGCGTAGGCTTCGTTGGAATACCCGCTATCAGCCAGGGAATTATAAGTGCAAATACGGTAATAATAGGCGATGCCGTCTGACAATGAGCCGTCTTGATAAGAAGTCACGTCTGAGCCGACGATGGTGGTTATCGGGGCGTAACTACCGGCCAGGCCGGTTTTCTTCTCGATGATGAACCCGGTCTCGCTGCCGGAGTTGTCGGCCCAGCTCAGGTTTATCTGAGAGTTGGAAATACCCGTGGCGCTCAGGGATGATGGCGCGTTGATGGGCGCGAATACGACCGGCTCGTTGGAATAAGTGCTCTCATAAGTGTCATTGATTGACTTGACCCGGTAATAATAGTTGACCCCGTCAACCGGCGCGGCGGTATCGGCAAAGGCCGTGGCATCGGCCGCGGCGGTGGCGATTTCAGCGTAGACATCTCCTTCTTGCTTGCGCTCGATCTTGAATCCGGTCTCGTTGTTGGAATTATCGATCCAGTCCAGATTTATCAACGAAGCCGATATGGCGCTGGCCGCCAGAACGGTCGGCGCATTGAGCGGAATGGCCGGGCTGGCCTCATTGGAATAAGCGCTCTCACCGGTAGAGTTATAAGCGCAGACGAGGTAGTAATAAACGGCGCCATCAACCAGGCCGATGTCTGAATAGGCCGCGATATCAGTCCCGACCACGGTTGAAATCACTGCATACGTCCCGTCCAGGCCGGTCTTGCGTTCGATTTTATAACCATCCTCGCTGGCCGAATTATCCGTCCAACTCAAATCAATTTGGGACGAGGAAATGACGCTGGTGTTTAAAGCCGATGGCGGGCTTATCGGCGTGCTTATTGAGGATTCGACCGAATATGAACCGTCGCCCGACGCATTATAAAACCTGACCCGGTAATAATATAAAGTCCCGTCAATAAGGCCAGTGTCCAAATAAACGGCCACATCAGCCACGGCCACCGTGGTGATCAAGGCATAAGTTCCGGCAATGCC
This Candidatus Brocadiia bacterium DNA region includes the following protein-coding sequences:
- a CDS encoding fibronectin type III domain-containing protein, with protein sequence MFKVGKITLVLMLFAAVIFGYGGLCQDYGISGKSGSSSGVKPKPNAPINLTAVAISQSEINLYWTDTAQVEDGFVLERSTDGVTYTLCATIAADVSMYSDTGLTPDVNYRYRLKAFNASGESVYSGEASAIPLGAPVSLAVNAVYYSEINLSWINNSISEEGVKIERKTGIAGTYALITTVAVADVAVYLDTGLIDGTLYYYRVRFYNASGDGSYSVESSISTPISPPSALNTSVISSSQIDLSWTDNSASEDGYKIERKTGLDGTYAVISTVVGTDIAAYSDIGLVDGAVYYYLVCAYNSTGESAYSNEASPAIPLNAPTVLAASAISASLINLDWIDNSNNETGFKIERKQEGDVYAEIATAAADATAFADTAAPVDGVNYYYRVKSINDTYESTYSNEPVVFAPINAPSSLSATGISNSQINLSWADNSGSETGFIIEKKTGLAGSYAPITTIVGSDVTSYQDGSLSDGIAYYYRICTYNSLADSGYSNEAYASTYINAPVELNTTSVSVSQIDLSWVDNSGSETGFKIERKTAITGTYAVVTSTVGANVTTYLDTNLVDGTVYYYRVCAYNLTVDSTYSNETSGTTGIIPPSGLTARVISFSRIDLSWTDNSGSEAGFQLERRTSTNNNYTLVATIGANATAYSDTGLSAFTPYFYRIRSFNGTGNSAYSDETSVTTALSNSESGLWNYVRPITITNSGGLLTDCAVAVSPFSDPAFIDNTNLIGSWHFSENGGSNTADMSGNGNSASLYGPARVTGKFGNGLSFNGINDCVAVPDLSTLDIITSTLTIEAWVYPTANGTSAVILSKDLSYEIVLDNGVFKASVETSAPGNWARGGNQAVPLNQWSHLVFVHNDTSWKFYRNGAEVESIAPGGSQAGNITPSDRQLGIGGRDNGSGWDSFFAGIIDEVRVYNRALSGTEISTRYNSGAPRVRSDYADIRFTNNTMNEELIYWQESDNLFWVKIPSLPNGDTNIKMFYGGISTTPASNIANAYVAGYNFTIDSSAWTEIDSKNAIRQDTGLNLYNVTPAWDSALISNNSYNRAFNLTLYGKFTVFAATGRMMVGWAGNQITNPYFDQLIHGLYFNQGSLEIAENGITYTPNGPATTYTTATTYDFIIRLKDTGADYEIKGGAYAGWTNVYNGTGGNLTTSPLRISANQGDQSGYISHLVISQDAVPAPSSVVSNAERQLNTTSNLSATIISATQVNLSWQDDSPANDNFLVERSADEITWSSLGTVPYNTVTFTDSTALAGTTYYYWVKAVDAQSEEDPYASKIVTKTSVPDNPSQLAAVSITSSEISLEWRDNATNETGFKVERSTDAINYYLRATLAHNATFYTDSGLTEGITYYYRVKSYNGVGDANSDVIYVSTRPNVPSGVMASPISISQTSLTWVDNSNKENGSKIERKASGGIYAQVGTVGMNITAYSDAGLNGETTYYYRIKSFHNTLGDSLYSNEATVTTAPNAPSVLSATGISATQINLSWTDNSNAESGFKIERASASGGQAGTYSQIDTTSANIVTYADGSLSPEMVYYYRVLTYNANGNSPYCSEVSTTTAPNAPSALTATAVTSARIGISWTDNSAIETGFKIERKTEISGTYGQIASVGANTLYYLDTGLTAETVYYYRVHAYNSGGYSNYSNEEFITTPKPTWVSVVSSGHSLAIKTDDSLWAWGANNYGQLGLGDSIDRLVPTQVGSSLDWASVDGGNGSNLALKRDGSLWAWGGNYYGQLGLGDSTSRNTPTRVGTSNDWVMISAKGTHSLALKSNGTMWAWGYNTFGQLGLGNTTNKFSPTQIGTANDWVYINAGGYTSFAKKSDGSIWGWGMNYNYELGLGYYSSYKTSPIQTGSDTDWAAVSLGGAHTLGIKTNGSIYSWGSGAYDGRLGAGSSVWERLSPAQIEVDTNWASIRAGNEHSLALKSNGTIWTWGDNVYYQLGLGDSTNRYVPTQVGTDTNWVYIATHTSSTQCMAIKSDGTLWGWGYNSNGQLGLGDTTSRNLPAQVGVPPAAPTALSATAISSSQINLTWADNANNEGGFRLERSYEGITWSLYTSPAINSTLYNNTGLSEYYTYYYRIKAYNGISDSVYSNVVFAKTLISAPSLLVAETASNSQINLSWTDNSNTESGFKIERKTGIDGTYSEIASVGANNYIAAGNTVIDRASCISGSMGGATTTTFINRTSQITAAGNIDYFDVYLTQSGGSIRLKVFRDNGASWDLVGQSNWCSVSGQGSYRYSSPAIAVQAGDYIGLAISGSATQVDADETGGLISYISGEITGTTDKLTWTDNNYLVSLKAYVKVLSTYNDTGLAEGATYYYRVRTYKGTDYSFYSNEVLGITSSVALGDAVDAPTLNFITGGYANWFSQVVESYYGGDAARSGVITDAQSSWIEMSVNGKGTLTFHWKVSSGTTDNYLGFYVDGSWQNSISGEVDWNITPEQYTFSSAKKHTFKWSYFRGYFGVYGSDCGWLDKVTWTPAP